One Hemibagrus wyckioides isolate EC202008001 linkage group LG07, SWU_Hwy_1.0, whole genome shotgun sequence DNA segment encodes these proteins:
- the ipo13a gene encoding importin-13 isoform X3, translated as MAQKNLAQKWLAEAQASPQAWHFCWTLLSPDKVPEIQFFGASTLHGKISNHWHDLSPELRESLRSQLVSHVCHFALGPKMVLTRLCVALGSLILRTLLDSWPSAVPDLLQAFQSADGAAEASGQRLALLEVLTVLPEELLSRKFTSGNRSRLQAALAQEWTLLCPLLRELLRCESSACDVKERALRCLPSWLPLGVDLGQSEGVVQDSLELLKVPELFDTAVESVVGALSVPDWQRSADSLVKLLPHVLELQEQLKRAMQDRDIETSHGICRVVVALGETHCRTLLEQIGHWQAFQALVSMILSCTAVPGHYPVEETSSSFTLTFWYTLQDDITSLDSEKQTFYLQLYRPVYFQLVDVLLHKARFPNEHDYASWSSDDKEQFRTYRVDISDTLMCVYELLGPELLRKLYDKLGVLLTDTTHSHSSLWQRLISVSFCVEDIEALLFGFQSIADTVDVSYSDVIPGLIGLVPLISTNSVQLTETVMFMLGSLAEWLADHPVMVPTVLRVVLPALSDADLSVSSVSTLKRICRECKHHLYPHANDILASSQDALIKRIHKIPQSTWLMQGLGFLLSAMPDEEIPEKLLSLLSPHIQDLERLANQTPNPATKHSTLQVLGLISSLFSTLDLRTHAEGPDGVKGHRFAAHSNPVVVMLQQVFPLIQTLLSNWLKDTDVVEASCAVFEKSLKTLGGDFAPLVPQLCELISQLFSTYPQACALDLIQQLLHVFACDKDHVSSIATALELVTNITMSVFQHGARDHPDMVESFMKLHAQVLKRKPDLYRSEGLDIRVVFYCGILAFKFPEVPTLKSTCVLFTELMSHCEDVPAVREVLQEDGLLLLQTLLEAIGIQAPRALLEHLAEVLFSISLHCPSLLVTRLRDALQPDAFPCTLITPEHKERFCQQILREQVSKWKMRDLVKEFSLLCRGLQGTEEY; from the exons ATGGCGCAGAAAAACTTGGCCCAAAAGTGGCTGGCAGAGGCTCAAGCGTCGCCGCAGGCGTGGCACTTCTGCTGGACACTGCTGAGTCCGGACAAG GTGCCCGAGATCCAGTTTTTTGGTGCGAGCACACTGCACGGAAAGATCTCCAACCACTGGCATGACCTCAGTCCTGAGCTTCGTGAGTCTCTCCGCTCTCAGCTCGTCTCCCACGTGTGCCACTTCGCCCTCGGACCCAAGATGGTGCTGACACGCCTCTGCGTAGCCCTGGGGTCTCTGATCCTCCGCACGCTCCTCGACTCGTGGCCCAGCGCCGTCCCCGATCTCCTGCAGGCTTTCCAGAGCGCAGATGGCGCGGCTGAAGCGTCCGGTCAGCGTCTGGCCTTGTTAGAGGTGCTCACCGTATTGCCCGAGGAACTCCTGAGCAGGAAGTTCACATCAGGAAATCGTTCCAGGCTTCAGGCTGCCCTGGCGCAGGAGTGGACCTTGTTGTGTCCATTGCTGAGGGAGCTGCTGAGGTGTGAAAGCTCAGCATGCGACGTGAAGGAGCGAGCTCTGCGCTGTCTGCCCTCCTGGCTTCCACTTGGCGTCGATTTGGGACAGAGCGAAGGAGTGGTGCAGGACAGCTTGGAGCTGCTTAAAGTGCCTGAGCTTTTTGACACAGCTGTGGAGAGTGTCGTCGGTGCTCTCTCAGTACCTGACTGGCAGAG gtctgcaGACAGTCTGGTGAAGTTGTTGCCCCATGTGCTGGAGCTCCAGGAGCAGCTGAAGAGGGCAATGCAGGACAGAGACATTGAGACGTCTCATGGAATCTGCCGCGTTGTTGTCGCTCTCGGTGAAACTCACTGCAG aacATTGCTAGAACAGATCGGACACTGGCAGGCTTTCCAGGCCCTGGTCAGTATGATCCTGTCATGCACTGCGGTTCCTGGTCACTACCCGGTGGAGGAAACTTCAAGCTCATTCACCCTCACATTCTGGTACACTCTGCAG GACGACATCACGTCACTGGACTCGGAGAAGCAGACGTTCTACCTGCAGCTCTACAGACCCGTTTACTTCCAGCTGGTTGATGTTCTGCTGCACAAGGCCCGCTTTCCCAACGAGCACGACTACGCCTCATGGTCCTCTGACGACAAGGAACAATTCAGAACATACAG AGTCGATATCTCAGACaccctgatgtgtgtgtatgagctgttggGCCCCGAACTGTTGCGCAAACTCTACGACAAACTCGGGGTGTTGCTGACcgacacaacacactcacactcctcccTGTGGCAG CGTCTTatctcagtctctttctgtgtggaggATATAGAGGCTCTGCTGTTCGGTTTCCAGTCCATCGCTGACACGGTGGACGTCAGTTACTCGGACGTGATTCCTGGTCTGATCGGCCTCGTCCCCCTCATCTCCACGAACAGCGTTCAGCTCACAGAGACCGTCATGTTCATGCTAG gCTCACTGGCCGAGTGGTTGGCCGATCACCCGGTCATGGTGCCCACCGTCCTGCGCGTCGTCCTGCCCGCCCTGTCAGATGCTGACCTCTCAGTGTCCTCCGTCTCCACACTGAAGAGAATCTGCCGCGAGTGCAAGCATCACCTTTACCCACACGCCAACGACATCCTGGCATCCTCACAG GATGCACTCATTAAGAGAATCCACAAG ATCCCTCAGAGCACGTGGCTGATGCAGGGTCTGGGATTTTTACTCTCGGCCATGCCGGACGAAGAGATTCCGGAAAAATTGCTCTCTCTGCTCTCGCCTCATATCCAGGATCTGGAGCGACTGGCCAATCAGACG CCCAATCCTGCCACTAAACACTCCACTCTTCAGGTTCTGGGCCTGATCTCCAGCCTCTTCTCCACTCTGGACTTGAGGACACACGCCGAAGGACCAGACGGGGTTAAAGGTCATCGATTTGCTGCTCACAGCAATCCG GTTGTAGTCATGCTACAGCAAGTGTTTCCGCTCATCCAAACACTTCTGAGCAATTGGCTGAAAGACACCGATGTGGTGGAG GCCTCATGTGCTGTTTTTGAGAAATCTCTGAAGACCCTTGGTGGTGACTTTGCTCCTCTGGTACCTCAGCTTTGTGAGCTGATCAGTCAGCTGTTCAGCACTTACCCACAAGCCTGTGCTTTGGATCTCATACAGCAG CTGCTTCACGTATTTGCCTGTGATAAGGATCACGTCTCATCGATCGCCACGGCTCTGGAACTTGTCACGAACATCACCATGTCTGTTTTTCAGCACG GTGCGAGAGATCATCCTGACATGGTCGAGTCCTTTATGAAGCTTCATGCACAG GTTCTGAAAAGGAAGCCGGATCTGTATCGCTCCGAGGGTCTGGATATCAGAGTGGTCTTCTACTGTG GGATTTTAGCTTTTAAATTTCCAGAGGTTCCCACTCTCAAGTCCACGTGTGTGCTGTTT ACGGAGCTGATGTCTCACTGCGAGGACGTCCCCGCTGTCCGAGAAGTGCTGCAGGAGGACGGCCTGCTGCTTCTTCAGACCCTACTGGAG gctatTGGTATCCAGGCTCCCCGGGCCCTGCTGGAGCACCTGGCTGAGGTTCTGTTCTCCATCAGTCTCCACTGTCCCAGCTTGCTCGTGACTCGGTTACGAGATGCCCTGCAGCCTGACGCCTTCCCTTGCACCTTAATCACTCCGGAGCACAAAGAGCGCTTCTGCCAGCAGATCCTCAG GGAGCAAGTGAGTAAGTGGAAGATGAGGGACCTTGTGAAGGAGTTTTCTCTGTTGTGTCGAGGTCTACAGGGAACAGAGGAGTACTGA
- the ipo13a gene encoding importin-13 isoform X2 encodes MSASSEQTEFTAEAVERALQQLYYDPDMAQKNLAQKWLAEAQASPQAWHFCWTLLSPDKVPEIQFFGASTLHGKISNHWHDLSPELRESLRSQLVSHVCHFALGPKMVLTRLCVALGSLILRTLLDSWPSAVPDLLQAFQSADGAAEASGQRLALLEVLTVLPEELLSRKFTSGNRSRLQAALAQEWTLLCPLLRELLRCESSACDVKERALRCLPSWLPLGVDLGQSEGVVQDSLELLKVPELFDTAVESVVGALSVPDWQRSADSLVKLLPHVLELQEQLKRAMQDRDIETSHGICRVVVALGETHCRTLLEQIGHWQAFQALVSMILSCTAVPGHYPVEETSSSFTLTFWYTLQDDITSLDSEKQTFYLQLYRPVYFQLVDVLLHKARFPNEHDYASWSSDDKEQFRTYRVDISDTLMCVYELLGPELLRKLYDKLGVLLTDTTHSHSSLWQDIEALLFGFQSIADTVDVSYSDVIPGLIGLVPLISTNSVQLTETVMFMLGSLAEWLADHPVMVPTVLRVVLPALSDADLSVSSVSTLKRICRECKHHLYPHANDILASSQDALIKRIHKIPQSTWLMQGLGFLLSAMPDEEIPEKLLSLLSPHIQDLERLANQTPNPATKHSTLQVLGLISSLFSTLDLRTHAEGPDGVKGHRFAAHSNPVVVMLQQVFPLIQTLLSNWLKDTDVVEASCAVFEKSLKTLGGDFAPLVPQLCELISQLFSTYPQACALDLIQQLLHVFACDKDHVSSIATALELVTNITMSVFQHGARDHPDMVESFMKLHAQVLKRKPDLYRSEGLDIRVVFYCGILAFKFPEVPTLKSTCVLFTELMSHCEDVPAVREVLQEDGLLLLQTLLEAIGIQAPRALLEHLAEVLFSISLHCPSLLVTRLRDALQPDAFPCTLITPEHKERFCQQILREQVSKWKMRDLVKEFSLLCRGLQGTEEY; translated from the exons ATGTCCGCTTCCTCAGAACAGACCGAGTTTACTGCGGAGGCAGTGGAGAGG GCTCTTCAGCAGCTGTACTATGATCCGGATATGGCGCAGAAAAACTTGGCCCAAAAGTGGCTGGCAGAGGCTCAAGCGTCGCCGCAGGCGTGGCACTTCTGCTGGACACTGCTGAGTCCGGACAAG GTGCCCGAGATCCAGTTTTTTGGTGCGAGCACACTGCACGGAAAGATCTCCAACCACTGGCATGACCTCAGTCCTGAGCTTCGTGAGTCTCTCCGCTCTCAGCTCGTCTCCCACGTGTGCCACTTCGCCCTCGGACCCAAGATGGTGCTGACACGCCTCTGCGTAGCCCTGGGGTCTCTGATCCTCCGCACGCTCCTCGACTCGTGGCCCAGCGCCGTCCCCGATCTCCTGCAGGCTTTCCAGAGCGCAGATGGCGCGGCTGAAGCGTCCGGTCAGCGTCTGGCCTTGTTAGAGGTGCTCACCGTATTGCCCGAGGAACTCCTGAGCAGGAAGTTCACATCAGGAAATCGTTCCAGGCTTCAGGCTGCCCTGGCGCAGGAGTGGACCTTGTTGTGTCCATTGCTGAGGGAGCTGCTGAGGTGTGAAAGCTCAGCATGCGACGTGAAGGAGCGAGCTCTGCGCTGTCTGCCCTCCTGGCTTCCACTTGGCGTCGATTTGGGACAGAGCGAAGGAGTGGTGCAGGACAGCTTGGAGCTGCTTAAAGTGCCTGAGCTTTTTGACACAGCTGTGGAGAGTGTCGTCGGTGCTCTCTCAGTACCTGACTGGCAGAG gtctgcaGACAGTCTGGTGAAGTTGTTGCCCCATGTGCTGGAGCTCCAGGAGCAGCTGAAGAGGGCAATGCAGGACAGAGACATTGAGACGTCTCATGGAATCTGCCGCGTTGTTGTCGCTCTCGGTGAAACTCACTGCAG aacATTGCTAGAACAGATCGGACACTGGCAGGCTTTCCAGGCCCTGGTCAGTATGATCCTGTCATGCACTGCGGTTCCTGGTCACTACCCGGTGGAGGAAACTTCAAGCTCATTCACCCTCACATTCTGGTACACTCTGCAG GACGACATCACGTCACTGGACTCGGAGAAGCAGACGTTCTACCTGCAGCTCTACAGACCCGTTTACTTCCAGCTGGTTGATGTTCTGCTGCACAAGGCCCGCTTTCCCAACGAGCACGACTACGCCTCATGGTCCTCTGACGACAAGGAACAATTCAGAACATACAG AGTCGATATCTCAGACaccctgatgtgtgtgtatgagctgttggGCCCCGAACTGTTGCGCAAACTCTACGACAAACTCGGGGTGTTGCTGACcgacacaacacactcacactcctcccTGTGGCAG gATATAGAGGCTCTGCTGTTCGGTTTCCAGTCCATCGCTGACACGGTGGACGTCAGTTACTCGGACGTGATTCCTGGTCTGATCGGCCTCGTCCCCCTCATCTCCACGAACAGCGTTCAGCTCACAGAGACCGTCATGTTCATGCTAG gCTCACTGGCCGAGTGGTTGGCCGATCACCCGGTCATGGTGCCCACCGTCCTGCGCGTCGTCCTGCCCGCCCTGTCAGATGCTGACCTCTCAGTGTCCTCCGTCTCCACACTGAAGAGAATCTGCCGCGAGTGCAAGCATCACCTTTACCCACACGCCAACGACATCCTGGCATCCTCACAG GATGCACTCATTAAGAGAATCCACAAG ATCCCTCAGAGCACGTGGCTGATGCAGGGTCTGGGATTTTTACTCTCGGCCATGCCGGACGAAGAGATTCCGGAAAAATTGCTCTCTCTGCTCTCGCCTCATATCCAGGATCTGGAGCGACTGGCCAATCAGACG CCCAATCCTGCCACTAAACACTCCACTCTTCAGGTTCTGGGCCTGATCTCCAGCCTCTTCTCCACTCTGGACTTGAGGACACACGCCGAAGGACCAGACGGGGTTAAAGGTCATCGATTTGCTGCTCACAGCAATCCG GTTGTAGTCATGCTACAGCAAGTGTTTCCGCTCATCCAAACACTTCTGAGCAATTGGCTGAAAGACACCGATGTGGTGGAG GCCTCATGTGCTGTTTTTGAGAAATCTCTGAAGACCCTTGGTGGTGACTTTGCTCCTCTGGTACCTCAGCTTTGTGAGCTGATCAGTCAGCTGTTCAGCACTTACCCACAAGCCTGTGCTTTGGATCTCATACAGCAG CTGCTTCACGTATTTGCCTGTGATAAGGATCACGTCTCATCGATCGCCACGGCTCTGGAACTTGTCACGAACATCACCATGTCTGTTTTTCAGCACG GTGCGAGAGATCATCCTGACATGGTCGAGTCCTTTATGAAGCTTCATGCACAG GTTCTGAAAAGGAAGCCGGATCTGTATCGCTCCGAGGGTCTGGATATCAGAGTGGTCTTCTACTGTG GGATTTTAGCTTTTAAATTTCCAGAGGTTCCCACTCTCAAGTCCACGTGTGTGCTGTTT ACGGAGCTGATGTCTCACTGCGAGGACGTCCCCGCTGTCCGAGAAGTGCTGCAGGAGGACGGCCTGCTGCTTCTTCAGACCCTACTGGAG gctatTGGTATCCAGGCTCCCCGGGCCCTGCTGGAGCACCTGGCTGAGGTTCTGTTCTCCATCAGTCTCCACTGTCCCAGCTTGCTCGTGACTCGGTTACGAGATGCCCTGCAGCCTGACGCCTTCCCTTGCACCTTAATCACTCCGGAGCACAAAGAGCGCTTCTGCCAGCAGATCCTCAG GGAGCAAGTGAGTAAGTGGAAGATGAGGGACCTTGTGAAGGAGTTTTCTCTGTTGTGTCGAGGTCTACAGGGAACAGAGGAGTACTGA
- the ipo13a gene encoding importin-13 isoform X1, with product MSASSEQTEFTAEAVERALQQLYYDPDMAQKNLAQKWLAEAQASPQAWHFCWTLLSPDKVPEIQFFGASTLHGKISNHWHDLSPELRESLRSQLVSHVCHFALGPKMVLTRLCVALGSLILRTLLDSWPSAVPDLLQAFQSADGAAEASGQRLALLEVLTVLPEELLSRKFTSGNRSRLQAALAQEWTLLCPLLRELLRCESSACDVKERALRCLPSWLPLGVDLGQSEGVVQDSLELLKVPELFDTAVESVVGALSVPDWQRSADSLVKLLPHVLELQEQLKRAMQDRDIETSHGICRVVVALGETHCRTLLEQIGHWQAFQALVSMILSCTAVPGHYPVEETSSSFTLTFWYTLQDDITSLDSEKQTFYLQLYRPVYFQLVDVLLHKARFPNEHDYASWSSDDKEQFRTYRVDISDTLMCVYELLGPELLRKLYDKLGVLLTDTTHSHSSLWQRLISVSFCVEDIEALLFGFQSIADTVDVSYSDVIPGLIGLVPLISTNSVQLTETVMFMLGSLAEWLADHPVMVPTVLRVVLPALSDADLSVSSVSTLKRICRECKHHLYPHANDILASSQDALIKRIHKIPQSTWLMQGLGFLLSAMPDEEIPEKLLSLLSPHIQDLERLANQTPNPATKHSTLQVLGLISSLFSTLDLRTHAEGPDGVKGHRFAAHSNPVVVMLQQVFPLIQTLLSNWLKDTDVVEASCAVFEKSLKTLGGDFAPLVPQLCELISQLFSTYPQACALDLIQQLLHVFACDKDHVSSIATALELVTNITMSVFQHGARDHPDMVESFMKLHAQVLKRKPDLYRSEGLDIRVVFYCGILAFKFPEVPTLKSTCVLFTELMSHCEDVPAVREVLQEDGLLLLQTLLEAIGIQAPRALLEHLAEVLFSISLHCPSLLVTRLRDALQPDAFPCTLITPEHKERFCQQILREQVSKWKMRDLVKEFSLLCRGLQGTEEY from the exons ATGTCCGCTTCCTCAGAACAGACCGAGTTTACTGCGGAGGCAGTGGAGAGG GCTCTTCAGCAGCTGTACTATGATCCGGATATGGCGCAGAAAAACTTGGCCCAAAAGTGGCTGGCAGAGGCTCAAGCGTCGCCGCAGGCGTGGCACTTCTGCTGGACACTGCTGAGTCCGGACAAG GTGCCCGAGATCCAGTTTTTTGGTGCGAGCACACTGCACGGAAAGATCTCCAACCACTGGCATGACCTCAGTCCTGAGCTTCGTGAGTCTCTCCGCTCTCAGCTCGTCTCCCACGTGTGCCACTTCGCCCTCGGACCCAAGATGGTGCTGACACGCCTCTGCGTAGCCCTGGGGTCTCTGATCCTCCGCACGCTCCTCGACTCGTGGCCCAGCGCCGTCCCCGATCTCCTGCAGGCTTTCCAGAGCGCAGATGGCGCGGCTGAAGCGTCCGGTCAGCGTCTGGCCTTGTTAGAGGTGCTCACCGTATTGCCCGAGGAACTCCTGAGCAGGAAGTTCACATCAGGAAATCGTTCCAGGCTTCAGGCTGCCCTGGCGCAGGAGTGGACCTTGTTGTGTCCATTGCTGAGGGAGCTGCTGAGGTGTGAAAGCTCAGCATGCGACGTGAAGGAGCGAGCTCTGCGCTGTCTGCCCTCCTGGCTTCCACTTGGCGTCGATTTGGGACAGAGCGAAGGAGTGGTGCAGGACAGCTTGGAGCTGCTTAAAGTGCCTGAGCTTTTTGACACAGCTGTGGAGAGTGTCGTCGGTGCTCTCTCAGTACCTGACTGGCAGAG gtctgcaGACAGTCTGGTGAAGTTGTTGCCCCATGTGCTGGAGCTCCAGGAGCAGCTGAAGAGGGCAATGCAGGACAGAGACATTGAGACGTCTCATGGAATCTGCCGCGTTGTTGTCGCTCTCGGTGAAACTCACTGCAG aacATTGCTAGAACAGATCGGACACTGGCAGGCTTTCCAGGCCCTGGTCAGTATGATCCTGTCATGCACTGCGGTTCCTGGTCACTACCCGGTGGAGGAAACTTCAAGCTCATTCACCCTCACATTCTGGTACACTCTGCAG GACGACATCACGTCACTGGACTCGGAGAAGCAGACGTTCTACCTGCAGCTCTACAGACCCGTTTACTTCCAGCTGGTTGATGTTCTGCTGCACAAGGCCCGCTTTCCCAACGAGCACGACTACGCCTCATGGTCCTCTGACGACAAGGAACAATTCAGAACATACAG AGTCGATATCTCAGACaccctgatgtgtgtgtatgagctgttggGCCCCGAACTGTTGCGCAAACTCTACGACAAACTCGGGGTGTTGCTGACcgacacaacacactcacactcctcccTGTGGCAG CGTCTTatctcagtctctttctgtgtggaggATATAGAGGCTCTGCTGTTCGGTTTCCAGTCCATCGCTGACACGGTGGACGTCAGTTACTCGGACGTGATTCCTGGTCTGATCGGCCTCGTCCCCCTCATCTCCACGAACAGCGTTCAGCTCACAGAGACCGTCATGTTCATGCTAG gCTCACTGGCCGAGTGGTTGGCCGATCACCCGGTCATGGTGCCCACCGTCCTGCGCGTCGTCCTGCCCGCCCTGTCAGATGCTGACCTCTCAGTGTCCTCCGTCTCCACACTGAAGAGAATCTGCCGCGAGTGCAAGCATCACCTTTACCCACACGCCAACGACATCCTGGCATCCTCACAG GATGCACTCATTAAGAGAATCCACAAG ATCCCTCAGAGCACGTGGCTGATGCAGGGTCTGGGATTTTTACTCTCGGCCATGCCGGACGAAGAGATTCCGGAAAAATTGCTCTCTCTGCTCTCGCCTCATATCCAGGATCTGGAGCGACTGGCCAATCAGACG CCCAATCCTGCCACTAAACACTCCACTCTTCAGGTTCTGGGCCTGATCTCCAGCCTCTTCTCCACTCTGGACTTGAGGACACACGCCGAAGGACCAGACGGGGTTAAAGGTCATCGATTTGCTGCTCACAGCAATCCG GTTGTAGTCATGCTACAGCAAGTGTTTCCGCTCATCCAAACACTTCTGAGCAATTGGCTGAAAGACACCGATGTGGTGGAG GCCTCATGTGCTGTTTTTGAGAAATCTCTGAAGACCCTTGGTGGTGACTTTGCTCCTCTGGTACCTCAGCTTTGTGAGCTGATCAGTCAGCTGTTCAGCACTTACCCACAAGCCTGTGCTTTGGATCTCATACAGCAG CTGCTTCACGTATTTGCCTGTGATAAGGATCACGTCTCATCGATCGCCACGGCTCTGGAACTTGTCACGAACATCACCATGTCTGTTTTTCAGCACG GTGCGAGAGATCATCCTGACATGGTCGAGTCCTTTATGAAGCTTCATGCACAG GTTCTGAAAAGGAAGCCGGATCTGTATCGCTCCGAGGGTCTGGATATCAGAGTGGTCTTCTACTGTG GGATTTTAGCTTTTAAATTTCCAGAGGTTCCCACTCTCAAGTCCACGTGTGTGCTGTTT ACGGAGCTGATGTCTCACTGCGAGGACGTCCCCGCTGTCCGAGAAGTGCTGCAGGAGGACGGCCTGCTGCTTCTTCAGACCCTACTGGAG gctatTGGTATCCAGGCTCCCCGGGCCCTGCTGGAGCACCTGGCTGAGGTTCTGTTCTCCATCAGTCTCCACTGTCCCAGCTTGCTCGTGACTCGGTTACGAGATGCCCTGCAGCCTGACGCCTTCCCTTGCACCTTAATCACTCCGGAGCACAAAGAGCGCTTCTGCCAGCAGATCCTCAG GGAGCAAGTGAGTAAGTGGAAGATGAGGGACCTTGTGAAGGAGTTTTCTCTGTTGTGTCGAGGTCTACAGGGAACAGAGGAGTACTGA
- the si:ch73-344o19.1 gene encoding uncharacterized protein si:ch73-344o19.1, protein MDALVCVVWSLVLLMNTPSLKAESSTSVPASSTVSPNDAVDLFVTSRTSDPKEPIRMDLSRPPSAPQQISSTSTDADKARGASSASLPTSTPIMTIITDSKEPKTDATVRTDAVWPQESITSPKMSTTNTTEGSSDLTPLRSTTITPGSPIPTSTDLSEEHQNSSLSTTSETTPTVYLIPPSIPPSTLRDLITGPASLEKENQNGPSELDVGDEDSDKVPSPSPLDPLLAGLISIFIISTALLSIILFLKFRQQSGHPEFHRLQDLPMDDLLEDTPLSRYSY, encoded by the exons ATGGATGCTctcgtgtgtgtggtgtggagtcTGGTCCTGCTGATGAACACACCGAGTCTCAAAG CTGAGTCGTCTACGTCCGTCCCAGCCTCGTCCACCGTGTCTCCAAACGACGCCGTCGACCTCTTCGTGACCTCAAGGACGTCTGACCCCAAAGAACCCATTAGGATGGACCTCTCTCGTCCCCCATCTgcaccacagcagatcagcaGCACTAGCACAGATGCAGACAAAGCACGag GTGCATCCAGTGCCTCCCTTCCTACCTCGACTCCCATCATGACCATAATTACGGACTCTAAAGAGCCCAAAACAGACGCTACCGTCAGGACGGACGCCGTTTGGCCTCAAGAAAGCATCACTAGTCCTAAGATGTCAACAACAAACACGACAGAAG GTTCTTCAGATCTCACTCCACTGAGGAGCACCACCATTACACCAGGATCACCCATCCCTACATCTACCGATCTCAGCGAAGAACATCAAAACTCTTCTCTATCCACCACCTCTGAGACAACCCCAACGGTATATTTAATCCCACCTTCTATTCCACCTTCTACTCTGAGAGACCTGATCACTGGACCTGCTTCTTTAGAGAAAGAGAACCAGAATGGACCATCAGAactagatgttggagatgaAG ACTCAGACAAAGTGCCGTCTCCTTCACCATTGGATCCTTTGCTTGCTGGCCTGATCTCCATCTTCATCATTAGCACCGCTCTGCTCTCCATCATACTCTTCCTTAAATTTCGCCAGCAAAGCGGCCATCCTGAATTCCACAGACTGCAAGACCTTCCCATG